The window CGGATGCCCTCGCGGCCGTTCCCCCGGGCACGACGCCCGTGGTCGTCACGGCTGGAGTGCTCGTCTATATTCCCTTCGCCGAGCGGATGCGGCTCGTCGACGCCATTCGGCAGTCGGGTGCCCGCTGGGTATCGCTCGAGGGTGCAGGCGTGCTGCCAGAGGTGCGCGAGCGCCTGCCGCAGGGCGACCATTCTGCTCGATTTGTCGTCGCGCTCGACGAGCATCCGATCGCGTTCTGCTCGCCTCACGGCGACGAGTTGGCCGCGCTCGGTTAGCCTGCGGGTGCGTACACGGCGCGAGCGAGCGCGTCGAGAACACTGGCGGTGCGCGGGCCGAAGCCGAGCACCTGGCCCGAGTTCATGTCAACGAATCGCTCGTTGATGCCGGCGGGGGTCTGGGCGATCGCCACCTTGGAGTCGAGTAGTCCCTGAACTCCTCCCGCGCTCTCGAGCCCGGATGTCATCACCAGAATGAGGTCGGGCCGTGCCGCGATTACGGCCTCATCGGTCATGGGCTGCATTCCCGTCCAGCCGATTTCGGTAGCGACGTCGATGCCGCCGAGGCCGTTGATGATGTCGTTGGCGCCGGATTCCTTGCCGAAGAGGTAGTAGATGCCAGACCCGCCGCGCAGGTAGAGAAAGAGCATCCGCAGCTTCTCGCCCTCTTCCTGGGGGGCGATGGCAGCGATCTCGGCAACCTTGGCGGTGATGTCGGCCTGCAGGCTTTCGGCGAGCATCGCGCCCGTTTCGGGGGCACCGAATGCCGCGGCCACCTGGGTTGCGAGCTGGCTCACGCCGGCAAAGCCGGGAGTGTCGTTGACGAAGACCACGGGGATGCCGGCGTCGCGCATCTGCAGAACTACGTCAACAGGGCCGACCGAGCCGTCGGTGACGACGAGCGTTGGTCGCAGGGCAATGATCGACTCGTTGTTGATGCTGTGGCCGCTTGAGGTGACCACCGGCAGGTCCTCGACCTCGGCGAAGGTGGACGAGACGTCCCGACCCACGAGGGTGTCAGCGAAGCCGAGTCCGACGATCGTGGCGGCGATAGACCCGGACATATCGAGCCCCAGCACGCGCTCCGTGCTCGTCACTGTCACGCTCGTGTCGCCGCTCAGGTCGTGAGAGGTCACGGTCGCTGGCAGCGTCTGCTGGGGGTCCTCGGTGATCGACTTGATTGAGGTCGAGCCGAGCATCGCGGTCGATGCACCCTTCCACTCGCGCGGGTTCTCCACAAAGTCGAGCTCTGAGAGTGGCACCTGCTGGGCCGATGCGTCGCTTGCCTCGGGGTGCGGTGCGGCGCCCACGCTGTTGCCGCTGCATCCAGCCAGAAGCGCGATGCTGGCGATGGATGCGAAGACAGCGAGGATCGGGCGGGTCGTGAGGCGCGTAGACAAACGGAAATCCTTGGGTGCTGGGCGGCGAGCGGCGACCGCCGCTGTTAGGTAATCCTAACCAAAGTCGCCTGGGGGCGCCATGGTCGCGCTCGGCAGCCTTTGCCATGAGGCGCGCCACGGCCGCGAGCATAAGCTTGACGCGATGACTGACTCACGCGAATCCGAGCATGCACCGGGCGAGACCGAACTCGGCAGCGACCTGCCCAGCGCTGATCTGCCCAGCGCTGATCTGCCCAGCGCTGACTCGCTCTCAGAGCAGCACGCCAGCATCCTGCAGTTTGAATCACGAGCATGGGGGCATGCGGGAGTCAAAGACGAGGCGATTCGCGTGGAGCTTGGGCTCACCTCCGCCCGCTACTATCAGTTGCTGAACGCCGCGATCGAATCTCCCGCAGCCGTCAAGCACGACCCGATGCTCGTGCGCAGACTTCGCAGGATTCGGGACGGGCGCGCGCGGGGGATCTCAGCGGGCGCCGAACCCGAGGATCTGTGACCGCGGCGGGAACCTCGGCCTGCGCCCCAGCGTCACGGCCGAACAAGACCTAAAGGAAGACGATGGCCACCCGCATCAAGGATCGTTTCGACGACATCCCCGACGACCTCACGCGCGTCGGCGCCCACCGTGCCCCTGCTCCTCGCTCTCGTCGCTGGATCGGCCTGGCCTGGGCCGCAGCAGCGACTGTCGTGCTCGTCGCCGGCGGTCTCTTCGGGCTCAGCCTGCTCAACCCCGACCTGGGCCTTACGATTCCCGGAGTCGGCACCTCAGCCGAGGCCGGTGCGCCTGGCGCTGGTGACGATGCCGCCGCCGTTGTCGAACCAGCGCTCGACCCCGAGGTTGCCATCACGGTGCTCAACGGCACCGGAACCGCGGGACTAGCCTCCTCTGTCGGTGACTCTCTCGAGGAGAAGGGCTGGGGCGGCGCCGCCCTCGGCATTGGCAGCCGGGCAAACGCCGCTGCCGACGACGTTGCCACGACGCAGATCTACTACAGCGACCCCGAGCACGAGGCCGCCGTTCTCCAGCTCGTGCACGATCTCGGCGTCGGCCAGCCGCGCCTCTCGAACGACTACCCGGCCTCGCCCATCACGATCCTGATCGGCGCGGACTACGTGGCTCCCGCCGCCTAAAACACCCCCTGATCGAGGGCGCGAACATTACGCCTCTGTTTAATCTGCGTCTACGGGGTGACGGATCGTCACATAACTCTCCACTTTTGCTCAGTTCGTCGCTACTATCTGGACTGGTCGCTCATCCGGCTCCCATGTGAGGCATGCTCCACAGCACATCTCTCCGAGAACCAGGTAGACCCGAACTACGTTCGGATCGGCGACTCGGCGCCGTACCGCGTGCGCCGCTGACGATACACAGCAGGGAGTTGCACAATGGCGAACGGATCCGTGAAGTGGTTCAACGCTGAAAAGGGCTACGGATTCATCACCGTCGAAGGCGGAGGACAGGACGTTTTCGTCCACTACTCGGCCATCGACATGAGCGGATACAAAGTTCTCGAAGAGGGCCAGCAGGTGGTCTTCGACGTCGGAACAGGATCGAAGGGTCCCCAGGCGGAATCAGTGCGCCTGGCCTAAACAACCGCCGGGATAACCGGCACCAATCGGGGGGCGCGCCCCTCAGCTGACGCCGCTCCCGCCGGGGGCGGCGTTAGTGTGTGGCCTGTGATTGCGACACTGCGGGTGGGGAGCAGGGCTGCCGCGGCGGGAATTCTCGTTGCGTTGACAGCCATGACAGCGGGATGCGCGGCGGAGGCGACTGTTGTCACCAAGTCGGCTGCGCCCGCCTACGAGAGCACGTACGAGCAGCCAGCTCCGACCCACATCGCCCCCCTGCGCGGCACAACGGTCGAGGCGGGTTCGCTCGATCACGCGGCCGTCATGGCCAAGATCGACAACCACTGGAGCGCCCGACCGCAGCTGGGGCTTTCGGCCACAGACATCGTGTTCGAGGAGCTGGTCGAGGGTGGCATCACGCGTTACGTGGCCGTCTGGCACTCGACCGTGCCCGAGCAGTTCGGTCCCGTGCGTTCGATTCGCCCCATGGACCCCGACATTGCCGCGCCCTTCGGCGGCATCATCTTCTATGCCGGAGGCCAGCCGCAGTTCGTCAGCATGATGCGCAATACCCCCGTATACAACGCCATCCATGGCCAACCGGATACTGCCGACTACATGTTTCGGGCCAGCGATCGCACAGCACCCCATAACGTGATCGCCGAGGCGAGCAAGTTTTTGGCAGCGCACTCCGATATCGCCGCTCCGACGTTGCAGTTCGCCTACGCTGCGGATGCCGCCTCGTCGACCGCAGCAAAAGAGGGCAGCCCGACCCAGTCACTCGACCTAGCCTTTTCCACCCAGTTCCGCCCATCGTGGACGTGGGATGCCGCCAGTAGCCGATTCCTGCGCTGGCAGGACGGCAAGCCCGATACCGATGCGAGCGACGGCCAGCAACTCGCGGCCACCAACGTTGTGACCTTGCGCGTGCCCGTCACGATGAGTGCCGTGCCGAAAACCGAACTCATCGGCAGCGGGGAGGCGTGGGTCTCCACGGGGGGCGGCACCGTTCATGCCACCTGGAGCAAGGCATCCGCGACGGCCCCCATCACGCTCATGGGCGACGACGGAATCACCGTTCGGCTAGGGGCGGGCAACACCTGGATCGAACTCGTTCCGCTGGCCGGCAGCTTCTCTGCGGTGCCTCCCGGCGCCTGAGCGAACGTTTCTAGCCCTAAGCCGTTGTGCGCAGCCACTCGTCAAATGTGACCGAGCCGCGCTGAGCATCCGGGCCCGGCAGCAGGGTGCCGTCGCGCATCGCCGTGCCCATTCCGCCCGGCAGGGGCACGGAGGCGATGGGAATGCGCCACCCCTTTGCCCTCGCATACGCGCGGGCGAGAGTAACGAGCCGCTCCTCGCGCGGCCCCGCCAGATCGCTAACGCGACCCTGAGCATCCTGTTCGGCCACATCGACGAGCCGCTCGGCCACTTCACGCGCGGCTACGGGTTGCGTGCGCATGATCGGGATCGTGCGCACCGGCCCAAGCTTGGCCCGATCGAGCATCTGCGCGGCGAACTCGTGAAACTGGGTGGCCCGCAGGATGCTCCACGGCACGGTGCTGCCAGCGACGATGTTCTCCTGCAGAACCTTGCCCGCGTAGTAACCCGATGGCGCCTTGTCCACGTTCACGATGGAGAGGACGACGTGGTTTCGGATGCCGGTCGCGTCACCTGCGGCGAGCAGATTGGTCGTTGCGGTGCGAAAGAAGTGCCGAGAAGTCTGAGCTGAGGTGGTGACCACGCTCGACACGTCGACGATGCTGTCGGCGCCGACAACCGCCCTGGCCACCGACACAGGGTCGAGCAGGTCGATGCCCGCCGAGCGGCTGATCTCGACGGGAGTATGGCCGCGTTCTCGGGCAACATCGCCAACGAAACGGCCTACGGCCCCGGTTGCTCCAGCGATTGCGATTCTCACGGGCGGCTTCCTCTCAGTAAGTCGGTGAATGCTGGGGGATGGTTCAGTTGTGGCTCTGCGGTGAAGTTCGTGCGTGGTGCCGTCCGCACCGTGAGCCTAACCCGGCAAGCGCACGCGCCCGGGCCTGCAAGCAAGGGCCTCTGAGCTTGCACTCGCTAGGGCAGAGTGCCAGAATCATTTAGCACTCCCTTTGGGAGAGTGCCAACAAGCTGATGCAATTTCCGACGTCCGGGAGGGACGAGAAACACACATGGCAAAGATCATTGCTTTCAATGAAGAGGCCCGTCGTGGCCTTGAGCGCGGCCTCAACACGCTTGCGGACGCCGTCAAGGTGACGCTTGGCCCGCGCGGCCGCAACGTCGTACTCGAGAAGAAGTGGGGAGCCCCCACGATCACGAACGACGGCGTCTCCATCGCCAAGGAGATCGAGCTCGACGACCCGTTCGAGAAGATCGGTGCTGAGCTCGTCAAGGAGGTCGCCAAGAAGACCGACGACGTCGCCGGAGACGGAACCACCACCGCTACTGTGCTCGCCCAGGCTCTGGTTCGCGAAGGCCTGCGCAACGTCGCAGCCGGCGCAGACCCGATCAGCCTCAAGCGCGGCATCGAGAAGGCCACCGCTTCGGTGATCGAGGCCCTCGTTGCTTCCGCCAAGGAGATCGAGACCAAGGAAGAGATCGCGGCTACCGCATCCATCTCTGCCGGTGACGCCGAGATCGGCGCACTGATCGCCGAGGCGATCGACAAGGTCGGCAAGGAAGGTGTTGTCACCGTTGAGGAGTCGAACACGTTCGGCACCGAGCTTGAGCTCACCGAGGGTATGCGCTTCGACAAGGGTTACCTGTCGGCATACTTCGTGACCGACCCCGAGCGCCAGGAGACGGTATTCGAGGACCCCTACATCCTCATCGTCAACGGCAAGATCTCGAACATCAAGGATCTGCTCCCCATCGTCGACAAGGTGATCCAGGCTGGCAAGCAGCTGCTCATCATTGCTGAGGATGTCGACGGCGAGGCTCTGGCCACGCTCGTTGTGAACAAGATCCGCGGCATCTTCAAGTCGGTTGCCGTCAAGGCTCCCGGCTTCGGCGACCGTCGCAAGGCTCAGCTGCAGGACATCGCCATCCTCACCGGTGGTCAGGTCATCAGCGAAGAGGTCGGCCTCAAGCTCGAGAATGCAACGCTTGACCTTCTTGGTCGCGCCCGCAAGGTCGTTATCACCAAGGACGAGACCACGATCGTCGAGGGTGCCGGCGATGCTTCGGCCATCGAGGGTCGCGTCAAGCAGATCCGCGCCGAGATCGAGAACACCGACAGCGACTACGACCGGGAGAAGCTCCAGGAGCGTCTCGCCAAGCTTGCTGGTGGCGTCGCCGTCATCAAGGCCGGAGCCGCAACCGAGGTTGAGCTCAAGGAGCGCAAGCACCGCATCGAGGACGCCGTTCGCAACGCGAAGGCAGCCGTCGAAGAGGGCATCGTCGCCGGTGGTGGCGTTGCGCTCATCCAGGCCGGCGAGGTCGCGTTTGCTAGCGCAGCGATGACCGACCTGGTTGGCGACGAGGCGACCGGTGCGAACATCGTTCGCGTCGCGATCGACGCTCCGCTCAAGCAGATCGCCGCCAACGCGGGCCTCGAGCCCGGTGTTGTCGCCGAGAAGGTGCGCAACCTTCCTGCTGGCCAGGGCCTCAACGCCGCGACTGGTGAGTACGTCGACATGCTCGCCGCTGGCATCAACGACCCGGTGAAGGTAACCCGCTCCGCGCTGCTCAACGCAGCGTCGATCGCCGGTCTCTTCCTCACCACCGAGGCCGTCGTCGCCGAGAAGCCCGAGAAGAACCCTGCACCCATGGGTGACCCGTCGGGTGGCATGGACTTCTAGTCCACGCCGGGCATTAGCTCGAACTAGTACGCCAGAAGGGCGGCTCCTGCGGGAGCCGCCCTTCTGCTGTTAAGGCGGGTCGTGTGTACGCGCGGGTGGTGGCGGCGGGAGCTGCTGCCGGCTCGCCGCACCCGAACGGGTTCGCCGCGCCCCGACGCTGCTGCCGGGCTAGCGCACGAAGAGGCTCGCGTTGGCCTGCTCTGCCTCGGCATACTGCTGCCCGGCGCGGCCGAGGGCGTGGGTGATGCCCGTGAGGCTCTGTTCCACCAGGTGCTGGGTGTTGCGCCAGTCGCTCACGACCGACTGAAAGGCCGTCGACGCCTGGCCCGTCCACGACGACTGCAGGGAGACAAGCTGCCCCAGCATCCCGCTCACCTCGCCCTGGATGCGCGCCGCAGATGCCCGCAGCGCGCTCTCGGCTGAGAGCACGGCATCGCTGTCGACCTGATACTGCGTCATGGGGTGTCCCTTCGTCGCGGCTGCCCCTGTGGCGGCCGGCACGGGCCACGGTAGGTGGGCCGAGCGACGGGGGATGCGCGGCTAGGACTTGGGTGTGCGCGGAGGCGAGACGTAGTCGTCGGGGAGGAGAGGCAGAGTGAGGCGGAACGTTGCCCCGCCGCCGGGGGTCTCGAGAACCGTGACGTTGCCCTTGTGGGCGTCGACGATCGCCGCGACGATAGCCAGGCCGAGCCCGCTTCCGCCCGTCTCCCGCGTGCGGGAGGTGTCGGCGCGCCAGAATCGCTGGAAGATCTTGTCGCGAATCTGCGGGGGCACGCCTTCGCCATGGTCGACGATGTCAAGTTGCGCGGTGCGGCGGACGGCATCCACTCGCACCACAAGGTCGATGGGGCTGCCATCCGGGGTGAACCGCAGCGCGTTTCCGATGAGGTTCGTGATCACCTGGCGCAGCTTGTTCTCTTCGCCCAACACCACGGCAGGCACGACGAGCGTTGAATACTCCGCCTCGGGCGCTGCCGGCTCGTCCGCCGGAGAACTGGCTCCCTGGCGCACCGAGCGTGACCGAAGCGACCGCAGGCGAGCCAGCTGCGCTCCGGCGAACGCGATGGGGCCGGTTGTCGCCGAACGATTCGCGGGCTCTGGCTCAGATTGGATGCTGTTGGAGGGCGCGAGCTCTGGCTCTTCGACTCGCACCGAGACTGTGCGGTCGGGGGCCTGCGCCATGGCGTCGAGGGCCGCATCGTGGGCCAGTGGGAGCAGGTCCACGGGGGCGAGCCGAAGGGGCTTCTTCTCGTCAGCACGAGCGAGTTCGAGGAGATCCTCCACCAGCTCTCCCATGCGGATCGCTTCTTTCTCGATGCGCTCCATCGCTTGGGCGACATCCTCTGGCTTCTCCAGGGCGCCCATGCGGTACAGCTCGGCATAGCCGCGCACGGAGACAAGGGGGGTGCGCAGTTCGTGGCTGGCGTCGCCGACAAAGCGGCGCATCTGATCGATGGTGCGGGCGCGGTCGGCGAAGGCCCGATCGATGCGCCCCAGCATGACGTTGAGTGAGCGGTTGAGCCTGCCGACTTCGGTGTTGGGGGTGGCCCCGGGGAGTCGTTGACTAAAGTCGCCTCCGGCGATTGCCGCTGCGGTGGCTTCGACCTCGCGCAGGGGCCGGAACGTGGAGGTCACGAGCAACCGGGTGAGGGCCGCGCTCAGCACGACGACGGAGAGGGCAAAGCCGAGAAAGATCGCCGTGTAGCGGGTGATCGTGGCATTCGTCTCGTCGAGACGTTGGCCGATCACCAGGGTTGCAACATTGCCCGTATCGACGTTCTCCACGGGGAAGGCGACAACGCGGGTTTGGCTTGTGTGGGTCGCGTTCTGCAGCGTGACGGCGCCCTCCAGCTGGATGACCGTCGGCAGTGTCAGCTCGCTGAGCACGGGTCGCAGGTGCGCCTCGTCTTTGTCGAGGTTGTCCTCGATGAGCTTGCCCGAGTAGTCCACAAGCGCCATGTAGAACGGCGACGGGCCGAGTGAACCGGATGAGATGGAGTCGGTGTCGAGATCGATTTGCCACGCAGTGATGTCGGCCGCCGCGGACTTGATGTTGTCGTCAACGCGGTCGAGAAGATAGGTGCGGAGCACCGACATGGTGCCGACCCCCGCAACGAGCAGACCTGCCGTCACGATGAATACGGTAACCCCGGTGATCTTGGTTCGAAGGGAGATCGAATCCCACCACTCAAGGGGCCTGGATGCAGTCATCATGCTTGTATCACCACGTCAGGTTACGTGCTCGGGCTGAGCGCAACATCCGCACCCCCTGGGCGCAGCGTCAGGATTTGTCGACCTTGAGCATGTAGCCGAATCCGCGCTTGGTTTGAATCATGGGTTCGTCGGAATACTGGTCCAATTTGCGCCGCAGGTAGGAGACGTAAGATTCCACGATTCCGGCATCTCCGTTGAAGTCGTATTCCCACACGTGGTCGAGAATCTGCGCCTTGCTCAGCACCCGGTTGGGGTTGAGCATCAGGTAGCGCAGCAGCTTGAACTCCGTGGGGCTCAACTCGACCTGGTCGTTGCCGACCGTGACCTCGTGGGTGTCCTGATCCATCGTCAGTTCGCCAGCGCGGATGATCGCGTCTTCTTCGTCTTGCATCGTGCGGCGCAGGATGGCTTTGATGCGGGCGACGATCTCGTCGAGGCTAAATGGCTTGGTTACATAGTCGTCGCCGCCCACAGTGAGGCCCGTGATCTTGTCCTCGGTGTCGTCCTTGGCCGTGAGAAACAGGATGGGGGAGGTGTAGCCGGAGGAGCGCAACCGTTTGGTCACGCCGAAACCGTTCATGTCGGGCAGCATGACGTCGAGGATGATCAGGTCTGGCTCTTCTTCGAGCACGGCTGAGATGGCCTGGGCGCCGTTGCCGACGGCCCGCACGGCAAAGCCTGCGAAGCGAAGGCTCGTGGTGAGCAGGTCGCGGATGTTGGGCTCGTCGTCGACGATCAGAATCTTAGGTCCGTCACTCATGACCCCAGTATCTGAAAGTTGTCTGGATGCGGACTGGGAGTATCAAAGTCTGCGTGAAGCCCCAGAATGCGGGCGTAGAGTCCGCACGCATGAGCGCGGAAACACTTCTGATCGTGGGCGGCGGGCTCGCAGCCGCTACTGCGGCGGAACAACTGCGAGCGAATGGCTTCGCCGGCACTATCCGCATCATCGCGGCCGAACGGCATCGCCCCTACATCCGCCCGCCGCTCTCGAAGGGGTATCTGCTGGGCACAGAGGGCAGGAATGCCGTAGATGCGCAGCCTGCCGAATGGTACGAGCAGAACGGGATCGAGCTCATTCTGGGAGCTATCGCGACCTCCGTCGACCCAGCCTGCCACCATGTCGGTCTCGCAGATGGGCGGGCTTTCGACTACGACCGGCTCCTGCTGGCCACGGGGGCGAGTCCGCGCCATCTTGAGCTGCCCGGAGCGCAGAGCGTGGGAGTTCACTACTTGCGCACTCTCGACCAGAGCGACGACCTGCGGGCGGCGTTGAGCGAGGGAGGCCGAACGGTTGCTGTGGTGGGCGCCGGGTGGATCGGGCTCGAACTCGCTGCCGCCGCCCAGGTCTATGGCAATGAGGTCACAGTGATAGGGCGGGGCGAGGAGCCGTTGCAGGCGGCCATCGGGGTCGAGCTTGGCCGCGTATTCAGGCGAATGCATGAGGAGCACGGGGTGCGGTTCCGGATGCAAGCGAGCCCTCAGTCGTTCATCGAGCGCGATGGGGCAGTCGCCGCAGTCGTGACCGAATCCGGTGAGGTGGCCGCCGACCTGGTGATCGTGGGCGCCGGGGTCGTGCCCGCAACGGCCTTGGCGGCATCCGCAGGGCTTATCGTGCTCGACGGCATTGTGGTCGACGAGTCACTGCGTTCATCGGACACCGACATCTTTGCCGCAGGGGATGTGGCCAATCCGTGGAATGCGGTTCTCGCCCGGCATGCCCGCTCAGAACACTGGGCCAATGCCATCGCGAGCGGCACGGTTGCCGCCAAGACGATGCTCGATATCCCCGCTGTTCTCGATGATGTGCCCTACTTCTATACCGATCAGTACGACCTCGGCATGGAGTTTTCGGGCTATTCGTCGCTCTTGCAAACGGCGAGAGTCGTCTATCGCGGCGACGTTGGCGCCCGCGAATTCATGGCGTTCTGGCTGGCCGGCGACCGCGTTGTGGCCGGGATGAACGTGAACGTGTGGGACGTGCACGAGCAGATCGTGGCGCTCGTGCGGTCGCTCGAGTCGGTCGACCGCGAGAAGCTTGCCGACCCTTCGGTGCCGCTCGCGAGCCTCGCGGGCTGACCGACCCCTCACCGCGCCCATCACGGGGTGCCACTATGGGGGAATGAGCTTTGCCCTTCCCCCGTTGACCACTCCCGTGCGCATGCTCGGCCCCCGAAGTTTCGACTTCTCGCGCCGCGTCGCTGTCATGGCAATCGTCAACCGCACTCCCGATTCGTTCTATGACGAGGGGCGCACGTTCGCCCTAGACGCTGCCGTGGCGGCATCGCTGACGGCGGTCGAGGACGGTGCCGACTGGGTGGACATCGGTGGCGTTCCGTTTGCCCCCGGCGACCCCCTGCCCGCACACGAGGAGGCCGACAGGGTCGTGCCCGTGATCGAGGCTGTGCGTGCGGCATCCGATGTCATCATCTCTGTCGACACGTTCCATGCGGAGGTTGCCCGCCGCAGCATCGAGGCCGGCGCCAATGTGATCAACGACACGACGGGCATGAGTGACCCCGACTTGGCGAGAGTCGTTGCCGAGAGCAACGCGAGCCTGGTGATCACGCACAGCCTGGCGCAGCCGCGCACCCCGTTCGCCCACCCTCGCTACACCGACGTGGTCAGCGAGGTGACCGGCTACCTTCGACGCAAGGTGCGGGCGGCCATGGATGCGGGCATCCCGGCGCACAGGCTCTTTATCGACCCCGGCCCCGACCTCAACAAGAACACCCTGCATACGCTTGAGATTGTGCGCAGATTCGACGAGATCGCTGCCATCGGGTTGCCGGCGCTCGCGGCCCTGTCAAACAAGGACTTTATCGGCGAGACCCTCGACCTGCCCAAGGCGCAGCGTCTTGAGGGGTCCATCGCGGCGGCTGTCGCGTGCGTTCTGCAGGGGGCCCGCATCGTGCGCGTCCACGAGGTGGCACCCACCGTCGCCGCCGTTCGCATGGCCGAGGCCGTGCTGGGGTTGCGCCAGCCCGCCTACCTCAAGCACAACATGGGCGAGTTCAATGAGTGAGTCAGGGTCGGGATCGATCAGGATGCTGCGGCCGTACGCATCGCTCGACGACGATGGCCTCGCCGCCGTCTATGCGGTGCACGACCGCGCAGTTCCGTGGCTGCGCGTCAACTTCATCACCAGCATCGACGGTGCGGCCACCCACGACGGCCTCTCCGGGGGACTCGGCACCTCGGCCGACCGCAGGGTGTTCGACGTGTTGCGCTGGCTCGCCGACGTGATCGTAGTCGGCGCGGGAACCGTGAGAACCGAAGGCTA is drawn from Salinibacterium hongtaonis and contains these coding sequences:
- a CDS encoding heme/hemin ABC transporter substrate-binding protein, which translates into the protein MSTRLTTRPILAVFASIASIALLAGCSGNSVGAAPHPEASDASAQQVPLSELDFVENPREWKGASTAMLGSTSIKSITEDPQQTLPATVTSHDLSGDTSVTVTSTERVLGLDMSGSIAATIVGLGFADTLVGRDVSSTFAEVEDLPVVTSSGHSINNESIIALRPTLVVTDGSVGPVDVVLQMRDAGIPVVFVNDTPGFAGVSQLATQVAAAFGAPETGAMLAESLQADITAKVAEIAAIAPQEEGEKLRMLFLYLRGGSGIYYLFGKESGANDIINGLGGIDVATEIGWTGMQPMTDEAVIAARPDLILVMTSGLESAGGVQGLLDSKVAIAQTPAGINERFVDMNSGQVLGFGPRTASVLDALARAVYAPAG
- a CDS encoding DUF3263 domain-containing protein, translated to MTDSRESEHAPGETELGSDLPSADLPSADLPSADSLSEQHASILQFESRAWGHAGVKDEAIRVELGLTSARYYQLLNAAIESPAAVKHDPMLVRRLRRIRDGRARGISAGAEPEDL
- a CDS encoding LytR C-terminal domain-containing protein; translation: MATRIKDRFDDIPDDLTRVGAHRAPAPRSRRWIGLAWAAAATVVLVAGGLFGLSLLNPDLGLTIPGVGTSAEAGAPGAGDDAAAVVEPALDPEVAITVLNGTGTAGLASSVGDSLEEKGWGGAALGIGSRANAAADDVATTQIYYSDPEHEAAVLQLVHDLGVGQPRLSNDYPASPITILIGADYVAPAA
- a CDS encoding cold-shock protein encodes the protein MANGSVKWFNAEKGYGFITVEGGGQDVFVHYSAIDMSGYKVLEEGQQVVFDVGTGSKGPQAESVRLA
- a CDS encoding DUF3048 domain-containing protein; this translates as MIATLRVGSRAAAAGILVALTAMTAGCAAEATVVTKSAAPAYESTYEQPAPTHIAPLRGTTVEAGSLDHAAVMAKIDNHWSARPQLGLSATDIVFEELVEGGITRYVAVWHSTVPEQFGPVRSIRPMDPDIAAPFGGIIFYAGGQPQFVSMMRNTPVYNAIHGQPDTADYMFRASDRTAPHNVIAEASKFLAAHSDIAAPTLQFAYAADAASSTAAKEGSPTQSLDLAFSTQFRPSWTWDAASSRFLRWQDGKPDTDASDGQQLAATNVVTLRVPVTMSAVPKTELIGSGEAWVSTGGGTVHATWSKASATAPITLMGDDGITVRLGAGNTWIELVPLAGSFSAVPPGA
- a CDS encoding SDR family oxidoreductase; amino-acid sequence: MRIAIAGATGAVGRFVGDVARERGHTPVEISRSAGIDLLDPVSVARAVVGADSIVDVSSVVTTSAQTSRHFFRTATTNLLAAGDATGIRNHVVLSIVNVDKAPSGYYAGKVLQENIVAGSTVPWSILRATQFHEFAAQMLDRAKLGPVRTIPIMRTQPVAAREVAERLVDVAEQDAQGRVSDLAGPREERLVTLARAYARAKGWRIPIASVPLPGGMGTAMRDGTLLPGPDAQRGSVTFDEWLRTTA
- the groL gene encoding chaperonin GroEL (60 kDa chaperone family; promotes refolding of misfolded polypeptides especially under stressful conditions; forms two stacked rings of heptamers to form a barrel-shaped 14mer; ends can be capped by GroES; misfolded proteins enter the barrel where they are refolded when GroES binds) yields the protein MAKIIAFNEEARRGLERGLNTLADAVKVTLGPRGRNVVLEKKWGAPTITNDGVSIAKEIELDDPFEKIGAELVKEVAKKTDDVAGDGTTTATVLAQALVREGLRNVAAGADPISLKRGIEKATASVIEALVASAKEIETKEEIAATASISAGDAEIGALIAEAIDKVGKEGVVTVEESNTFGTELELTEGMRFDKGYLSAYFVTDPERQETVFEDPYILIVNGKISNIKDLLPIVDKVIQAGKQLLIIAEDVDGEALATLVVNKIRGIFKSVAVKAPGFGDRRKAQLQDIAILTGGQVISEEVGLKLENATLDLLGRARKVVITKDETTIVEGAGDASAIEGRVKQIRAEIENTDSDYDREKLQERLAKLAGGVAVIKAGAATEVELKERKHRIEDAVRNAKAAVEEGIVAGGGVALIQAGEVAFASAAMTDLVGDEATGANIVRVAIDAPLKQIAANAGLEPGVVAEKVRNLPAGQGLNAATGEYVDMLAAGINDPVKVTRSALLNAASIAGLFLTTEAVVAEKPEKNPAPMGDPSGGMDF
- a CDS encoding WXG100 family type VII secretion target, whose translation is MTQYQVDSDAVLSAESALRASAARIQGEVSGMLGQLVSLQSSWTGQASTAFQSVVSDWRNTQHLVEQSLTGITHALGRAGQQYAEAEQANASLFVR
- a CDS encoding sensor histidine kinase; its protein translation is MTASRPLEWWDSISLRTKITGVTVFIVTAGLLVAGVGTMSVLRTYLLDRVDDNIKSAAADITAWQIDLDTDSISSGSLGPSPFYMALVDYSGKLIEDNLDKDEAHLRPVLSELTLPTVIQLEGAVTLQNATHTSQTRVVAFPVENVDTGNVATLVIGQRLDETNATITRYTAIFLGFALSVVVLSAALTRLLVTSTFRPLREVEATAAAIAGGDFSQRLPGATPNTEVGRLNRSLNVMLGRIDRAFADRARTIDQMRRFVGDASHELRTPLVSVRGYAELYRMGALEKPEDVAQAMERIEKEAIRMGELVEDLLELARADEKKPLRLAPVDLLPLAHDAALDAMAQAPDRTVSVRVEEPELAPSNSIQSEPEPANRSATTGPIAFAGAQLARLRSLRSRSVRQGASSPADEPAAPEAEYSTLVVPAVVLGEENKLRQVITNLIGNALRFTPDGSPIDLVVRVDAVRRTAQLDIVDHGEGVPPQIRDKIFQRFWRADTSRTRETGGSGLGLAIVAAIVDAHKGNVTVLETPGGGATFRLTLPLLPDDYVSPPRTPKS
- a CDS encoding response regulator transcription factor; amino-acid sequence: MSDGPKILIVDDEPNIRDLLTTSLRFAGFAVRAVGNGAQAISAVLEEEPDLIILDVMLPDMNGFGVTKRLRSSGYTSPILFLTAKDDTEDKITGLTVGGDDYVTKPFSLDEIVARIKAILRRTMQDEEDAIIRAGELTMDQDTHEVTVGNDQVELSPTEFKLLRYLMLNPNRVLSKAQILDHVWEYDFNGDAGIVESYVSYLRRKLDQYSDEPMIQTKRGFGYMLKVDKS